The nucleotide window GATTTCTCTTTAATACGCTTGTGATTGGGattttgttgtaattttttCACTATGCGGTTCAGTCTGCTTTTTGACTTGTGCCACCCATGACTAATGTAGTGGTTCTTAATTGTATATGATTGTGTCAATTTTTTCTTTCGTTCCAGTTTTAGTTTTGATGATTAATTTCTATCTGTTGTGTGCTCGTTTTCGTTCGAGTTACTTAATTGGAATACAGATTCTTATTTATTTCGTGGATGCATCTACATGAGGCTGTTGACGTTATCAGCTTGTTTTCGAATTTTAAATCTCTTAATCGTCTGAGCTTAATTTGTCAGAAAAGTTGACATTTCTGTAGCCCACTTTTTATTTGATCTCTGTTTCTTTATGCTTTTTAACCTGTGGTATTTTGGTGGAAGCAAATCGGATGGTATGAGGGGGAAATTGGTAAGATATAAATGGTGTCTGGATAACAAGCTCTGTAGTTCTATATATTTGCTTTATGTGATTGTAAGCTCATGCAATATCAAACTATAGCTTAACGAGCTAGTTTGCTTTAGTTGTGATGTTATGTTTGAGCAACTACTAGTtaaagattttgattttgattcttcCTTCCACGGTTGGTGCTCTGATATTTCTGTAGGAATAGTTATTTTATTGCTTTTACTACTATTTCATTGTGTAATAACTAGCGGTTTGAGTTTTCATTGTTCTTTTGAATTTAGTTAAACGTTAGCTTTAACTTATTATTACACTGGAATTTTTCAGCTAGAATTCCATAATGGGTAAGGAGAAGACTCACATCAACATCGTGGTCATTGGCCATGTCGATTCTGGTAAGTCAACCACCACGGGGCACTTGATTTACAAGCTTGGTGGAATTGACAAGCGTGTTATTGAGAGGTTTGAGAAGGAAGCTGCTGAGATGAACAAGAGGTCATTCAAGTATGCCTGGGTGTTGGACAAACTCAAGGCTGAGCGCGAACGTGGTATCACCATTGATATTGCTCTGTGGAAGTTTGAGACCACAAAGTACTACTGCACTGTCATTGATGCTCCTGGACATCGTGACTTTATTAAGAATATGATCACTGGTACCTCACAGGCTGACTGTGCTGTCCTCATTATTGACTCAACCACTGGTGGTTTTGAAGCTGGTATTTCCAAGGATGGCCAGACCCGTGAGCATGCATTGCTTGCTTTCACCCTTGGTGTGAAACAAATGATCTGTTGCTGCAACAAGGTAAACTCTCTGTTCTACAGAAATCACTGCCATTTAAACTGTCAATCTCTTTAGATGTTCTTTTTTTGATGATATGCCTTTTGCTAATTGTTTCTTTATAATGTCTATATCTAGATGGACGCCACAACCCCCAAATACTCCAAGGCTAGGTATGATGAAATTGTGAAGGAAGTTTCTTCCTACTTGAAGAAGGTTGGTTACAACCCTGACAAGATCCCATTTGTTCCCATCTCTGGTTTTGAGGGTGATAACATGATTGAGAGATCTACCAACCTTGACTGGTACAAGGGCCCAACCCTCCTTGATGCTCTTGACATGATCAATGAACCCAAGAGGCCCTCAGACAAGCCCCTCCGTCTTCCTCTTCAGGATGTTTACAAGATTGGTGGTATTGGAACTGTCCCAGTTGGACGTGTTGAGACTGGCGTCGTGAAGCCTGGTATGGTTGTGACCTTTGGTCCTACTGGACTCACAACTGAAGTTAAGTCTGTTGAGATGCACCATGAGGCTCTGCTGGAGGCCTTGCCTGGTGACAATGTTGGTTTCAATGTCAAGAACGTTGCTGTGAAGGATCTGAAGCGTGGTTTTGTTGCTTCTGACTCCAAAAATGATCCTGCTAAGGGGGCTGCCAGCTTCACCTCTCAGGTCATCATCATGAACCACCCTGGGCAGATTGGAAATGGCTATGCCCCGGTCCTTGATTGCCACACATCCCACATTGCTGTTAAGTTTGCTGAGATCTTGACTAAGATTGACAGGCGATCCGGTAAGGAGCTTGAGAAGGAgccaaaatttttgaagaatgGTGATGCAGGAATGGTGAAGATGATTCCAACCAAGCCTATGGTGGTGGAGACCTTCTCCGAGTACCCTCCTCTTGGTCGTTTTGCTGTGAGGGACATGCGCCAGACTGTGGCCGTGGGTGTCATCAAGAGTGTTGATAAGAAGGATGCATCTGGTGCCAAGGTCACCAAGTCTGCTGCTAAGAAGAAGTGAGATGTCTTTTAGTTGATTTCTATTACCTAGTGTAGTGGTTATATTTGCATTTAGTCTGCGATTTTGTAACCTTTTTCGTGGAATTTTTATCATTTGTGGACATCTTGGGTCTTTATTTCTTGGTTTTGTTATCAGTCATTAGACTTGTACGGTGGTTCATGAACATGCAGAGTTTCGTCGTggtaaaatttatgttttcaattaccctcttggtttcttgttttgaattgatTTAATTCtgtccaagtttttttttttttatatagaatTCGTTGTTTTTGTATATGGCCTGACCAGATTATTACTTCAGTTGTTTGGTCTTCACTTACCTTTTTCTACTTGTTGGTTGGATTAAATtgattaaacaaaataaaaactatctTCCTTGTGATATAAACAAAACCAAGGCTTTCATGGTGGGGTGGGTTTTTCTTCTGTCTTCAGACAATCTGCGTAAGTGAGAGAACTATCTTGGTGATAGACTTATAATATGAGAGGCTTTCGAGCCCTGGCATCGTCTTTTCTCTCAAGCAAATAATCAATAGATGTTGAAAGTGAGTACTGTTGACACAAAGTAAATGTAATTCAGGCACTAGTAGTAATAGTTTTTGCCTAGAGAATTGCTTATAGGTCTTGGCCCTCTGTCgtagtgtttttaaaaaatgaggCACCATCTAATATATGGCCACATTAGACCATGCCATACATGGTAAACCCCGGGAATGTAATTCCCCTCATCGGTCTTCGTCTTATGGGTATGGCCCTAAAGAAATTTGCTGGACATCGGAAAATATTTTTATCCCCCAAATTAAATTAACTGCCATCACATTAATGAGTTGTTAATAACCACCACACAATGATCCCAGCCATGACACCCAGAAATACGACTACATTCCATAAAAAAACTGGTTTTACTCGTTCTATCAAGAGTCTTCTGAGTTCTGTCTGCTGTACATCAAGAATGATTGTTGTAAGACCAATAGCAAATGACACATCAGAAGGTATGTTTTATGTATGCATATAACACTAACAGATTCCAAAATTAATATGCGAGGGAACATCCTCCTACGCCCCTTCTTTTTCACCCAAGCAAGCAATCTCTAAAAAAAGGACGAGAtcaaaataaaacaagtaaATGCAATAATGAAACAGGCACCTACATCAATTACAGATCACTATCCTTCTCAAATTGAGCTTTGGCTGCCTTCTCTGCCTCTTCCAAAACAAATGCCTTGAGTGATTCAACGTCTCTTGGCCCTGATTATGTTCAGAGGTAGTAAAATAGATTAGATTTAAAAAGCTATGTGAATCTTATCAAATCACTATATTTTACCGTGTCAGTTGATTCAGAAGCACTGCTAGATTAATGGAACAAAAAGGTTGGAACTCGTTCCtatcttacatgtctaacaatCAAAGCCCAGAATATAGATTTCAATCAGCAGTTGACCAGATTGCATGACCATAAGAATAGCTTTGACATCACAAGCAACAGAGTCGCATTAAAATGCTAAACAATTGCAGTGAACAAGGCTCCTGCAGCGAGGTACAGCTGTACAGCCTTGACATTCAATGTAGAGACTAGAGAGGCAGTTTTCACTAATTGAATCCATTGACTGTTAGTTTGCAGTGAAAAAGCTTTTACAACTAGACAACAGGTTCACCCTTAAAAATAGTCTGCAAGTTACCGCTTGCAAAATTTCAGATAGAAATAAACACACTGTAAGACTAACAGAATACCAACATCAGGAGCTCATCGATTGACAATTACGTCAAAATTACTGCTTCCATACTATGTTTTTGATGTACATCTACTAACCTGATTATTTGAATTATATGGAAGAACAGAAATCCATACAAGTCCACTGATCAAATTGTTGTGGCAGCCCTAGACAGCAACATTCATTTGCTGACCTTATCATGCAtgattttcaagttttaaaACCATAtacttctttttccttctcatgTATCCTCTACATTATTACTATTCAAAGTAGCAGTTCGAGGATAATCTGCTATCTCCAATAGGAGCTTTGAAACTGAACACACAAAGGGTATGCTAATTGTGTGAAGACAGTCAACTATATGTTGCAATACAAGCTTCACGATAAAACACAAGAAGGGAGCCGGCTAATGTGATTTCTGTTAGATCTTCTATCAAGCTAAGAAAGGCTCATAATGTGCCATTCACACTAAGTGTACTAATAAAACTGGTTTGAGACTCCATGGTGGGTATATCCAGAAAGAACCAGCAGAAAGTGACATCTAAACTTGGGAGCACCACATGTAGACAAAACACATCATTGAGTCTTTGATAATTAGTCAATCACCTTCAGCTACAATAGGCACAAAATACATAAATGTTCTCATTGGCCTTGTTACAATAGGCACAAACTACATCTATTATCTCATCGACAAAAGGCCAGAAAAAGATTGGGTTACACCTTGAGGGAAAATGAGTCGCTTGGTTttcaaacacaaaacccaaaatGGAGAGGAAAACTGTGAGACAAGAAGGATGAACTACAAGAAAAGGACAAAATCTAAACCAAACATGGAAGTAGAGTTTTTCACACTGCAAAATATGCATTAATATATCCATATTTAGTTCGATGAGAAAAATTCTAGAAGAAAACCAGCTAGGGGGAATGAGTTGTTCTGTCCCATCAATCTGAAAATTTGACAAATCAAGCCACTTCGctaagaaaataatatttaactTGACAATTGAGGAAGACTATACTGTTCTTGCCAAGAATCAATTACGTAATACAATAAAA belongs to Tripterygium wilfordii isolate XIE 37 chromosome 2, ASM1340144v1, whole genome shotgun sequence and includes:
- the LOC120013858 gene encoding elongation factor 1-alpha-like: MGKEKTHINIVVIGHVDSGKSTTTGHLIYKLGGIDKRVIERFEKEAAEMNKRSFKYAWVLDKLKAERERGITIDIALWKFETTKYYCTVIDAPGHRDFIKNMITGTSQADCAVLIIDSTTGGFEAGISKDGQTREHALLAFTLGVKQMICCCNKMDATTPKYSKARYDEIVKEVSSYLKKVGYNPDKIPFVPISGFEGDNMIERSTNLDWYKGPTLLDALDMINEPKRPSDKPLRLPLQDVYKIGGIGTVPVGRVETGVVKPGMVVTFGPTGLTTEVKSVEMHHEALLEALPGDNVGFNVKNVAVKDLKRGFVASDSKNDPAKGAASFTSQVIIMNHPGQIGNGYAPVLDCHTSHIAVKFAEILTKIDRRSGKELEKEPKFLKNGDAGMVKMIPTKPMVVETFSEYPPLGRFAVRDMRQTVAVGVIKSVDKKDASGAKVTKSAAKKK